A single window of Rhodamnia argentea isolate NSW1041297 chromosome 5, ASM2092103v1, whole genome shotgun sequence DNA harbors:
- the LOC125315248 gene encoding pentatricopeptide repeat-containing protein At1g77360, mitochondrial-like, with protein sequence MNCLSPISNFKLSSLKPSSRFLLLVKSTAASVVGTTPKSEKSMDPVFASLYHGLPYLGRITSQLATKESDHQVSAECKYYVTADCFCPNLLNSIHLLDWGFRTVTVTLCNLRSYPRDQWPAAERDHTGEFHRACSRSPPLSSSIDKKHRVSLNSSSKSKPPTYPRPYYQAHRITSKQELAKQQAFNSYLDIPNLPTKIRVLCEIIANTPSLAVEKVLKDSRIRVWQEDVEEVLKLSYSFPSSASNFFRWSRHQLKDDHSPYAWNLVVDMLGKNSLFDAMWDAVKSVHRKGLLSLATFASVFSSYVIAGSLQEAIMTFEVMDQYGMPPDVVALNSLFSAICRDGKTLDAVDFLWIVKERTRPDADTYAILLEGWENEGNVTGARRTFTEMVREISWDPANVPAYSSFLCTLLKGPGGICEALKYMWTMSDHRCYPGMKFFRSALEECTKRNDSKGADFLWEAMVGRIGCRPDTEMYNSMIALQCHTNHIDVAEKLLDEMVYNGAFPDDRTCNFLLQFLIKCRKLKEASRVFTEMVKNECVPSPANCNAAASMFTDARDHGSATKVWKWMVEYDRCDLDETGNTLIAGRLDLDRLPEAVKYAEYMGERGVKLSSSTLSRMKQSLSKARKLHVYDELLRKWRSPRAA encoded by the exons ATGAATTGCTTGAGCCCTATCTCCAACTTCAAGTTATCATCGTTGAAACCCTCGTCGCGCTTCCTCTTATTGGTCAAATCAACTGCAGCTTCTGTCGTCGGAACAACACCAAAGTCTGAGAAATCGATGGACCCCGTCTTCGCCTCCCTCTACCACGGCCTCCCGTACCTCGGCAGAATCACGTCACAACTAGCAACAAAGG AATCTGATCATCAGGTTTCTGCAGAGTGTAAGTACTATGTCACTGCCGACTGTTTCTGCCCAAACCTTCTGAACAGTATTCATCTTCTCGATTGGGGCTTTCGTACTGTTACCGTAACCCTCTGCAACCTGCGTAGCTACCCAAGAGATCAATGGCCGGCGGCAGAAAGAGACCATACCGGAGAATTCCATCGTGCTTGTTCTCGTTCCCCACCGTTGAGTTCGTCCATCGACAAGAAGCACCGTGTCTCTCTAAATTCAAGCTCAAAATCAAAACCTCCCACATACCCCCGTCCTTATTATCAAGCCCATCGTATCACCTCAAAACAAGAATTGGCCAAGCAGCAAGCTTTCAATTCATACCTCGAcatccccaatttgccaaccaaGATCAGGGTTTTGTGTGAAATCATCGCCAACACCCCCTCCCTCGCCGTCGAGAAGGTCCTCAAAGATTCCCGCATTCGGGTCTGGCAAGAAGATGTCGAGGAGGTGCTCAAGTTGTCCTACAGCTTCCCGAGCTCTGCCAGCAATTTCTTCAGGTGGTCTAGGCACCAGCTCAAGGACGACCATAGCCCGTACGCTTGGAATTTGGTGGTCGACATGTTGGGTAAGAACTCTCTGTTTGATGCAATGTGGGATGCTGTGAAGTCGGTGCATAGGAAAGGGCTGCTTTCGCTCGCCACTTTCGCTTCTGTTTTCAGTAGCTATGTGATTGCTGGTAGCTTGCAAGAAGCTATTATGACTTTCGAAGTGATGGACCAATATGGCATGCCGCCTGATGTTGTAGCATTGAATTCGCTGTTTAGTGCGATTTGTAGGGACGGTAAGACTCTGGATGCAGTGGACTTCTTATGGATCGTGAAGGAGAGGACTAGGCCGGACGCAGATACGTATGCCATATTGTTGGAAGGTTGGGAGAATGAAGGGAATGTGACTGGTGCTAGGCGGACTTTCACCGAGATGGTGAGAGAAATCAGTTGGGATCCGGCCAACGTGCCTGCCTATAGCTCGTTCTTGTGTACTTTGCTGAAGGGTCCTGGTGGTATATGTGAAGCATTGAAATATATGTGGACAATGAGCGATCACCGGTGTTATCCAGGTATGAAGTTCTTTCGGAGCGCATTGGAGGAGTGTACAAAGCGTAATGATTCTAAAGGAGCCGACTTTCTATGGGAAGCTATGGTAGGAAGAATTGGGTGTAGACCAGATACGGAAATGTATAATTCGATGATAGCTTTACAATGTCACACCAACCACATCGATGTAGCCGAGAAGCTGTTGGATGAAATGGTCTACAATGGGGCATTTCCGGACGACAGAACCTGCAATTTTTTGCTTCAGTTCTTGATCAAATGTAGGAAACTAAAGGAGGCCTCGAGGGTGTTTACAGAgatggtgaaaaatgaatgcgTGCCGAGCCCGGCCAATTGCAATGCAGCTGCCAGTATGTTTACAGATGCGCGAGACCATGGCTCGGCTACGAAGGTTTGGAAGTGGATGGTCGAGTACGACAGGTGCGATTTGGATGAGACTGGAAATACGTTGATCGCGGGGCGTCTTGATCTGGACAGGCTCCCTGAAGCAGTCAAATATGCCGAGTACATGGGCGAAAGAGGAGTCAAATTGTCCTCTTCCACATTGTCGAGAATGAAACAGAGCCTTTCGAAGGCCAGGAAGTTACATGTGTATGATGAACTTTTGAGGAAGTGGAGAAGTCCTCGTGCAGCTTAA
- the LOC115733536 gene encoding double-stranded RNA-binding protein 4-like, with the protein MKNLEAGHSAVPNSSPHVKGFVPARMEDLSEFSQPDIPLAILAQALAPPSTQAQVSCPPSCVPEHVMYKNRLQEYTQKTMVHSPIYNTINEGSQHAPRYRSTVFVDGKSFTCPNTFPQKKEAEQNVAQIALDLLSQMMKDEGCPLIHEDAVFCKSILNEYAAKMNMEMPNYTTIQPQGAVPVFISSLVFNGVTCTGGLGTSKKEAERLAARAAIQSLYDDSKSKMVLLNTIKSKRELYAAYWGTKHSYPVGANVGGNSEASNTEHREALASGPANYILSCAIPEACSEVPAPHHLPQLPSAVAGASSAVGNSLISFVPATTEQQPIAAMSSGRKRRKNKKKANKKPRVDPQLPNAVMPFDQAPPCSVAK; encoded by the exons ATGAAGAACTTGGAGGCTGGACACTCTGCAGTACCCAATTCATCCCCCCATGTGAAAGGCT TTGTACCAGCCAGAATGGAAGATCTCAGTGAATTTTCTCAACCAGATATTCCTTTAGCTATCCTTGCTCAGGCTCTAGCTCCACCTTCAACTCAGGCTCAGGTTTCCTGCCCTCCTTCAT GTGTTCCAGAGCATGTGATGTACAAAAATCGGTTGCAGGAGTATACACAGAAGACAATGGTGCATTCTCCTATTTATAATACTATTAACGAAGGAAGTCAACATGCCCCGCGATATAGGTCGACGGTATTCGTAGATGGGAAAAGCTTCACATGTCCCAAcacatttccccaaaaaaaggaagctGAGCAAAATGTTGCTCAAATTGCATTGGATCTTTTGTCACAAATGATGAAGGATGAAGGCTGTCCTCTCATCCATGAG GATGCAGTTTTTTGCAAGTCTATTCTTAATGAATATGCAGCCAAGATGAACATGGAAATGCCCAATTACACAACTATTCAGCCACAAGGGGCAGTTCCAGTTTTTATATCCTCTTTGGTTTTCAATGGTGTAACTTGCACTGGCGGCCTGGGTACAAGCAAAAAGGAGGCTGAACGATTGGCGGCCCGTGCTGCCATTCAATCCCTATATG ATGATAGCAAGTCAAAAATGGTTCTTTTGAATACAATCAAGTCTAAGCGGGAACTTTATGCTGCATACTGGGGGACTAAACATTCATATCCTGTTGGAGCGAATGTGGGAGGCAATTCTGAAGCCTCAAATACCGAGCATAGGGAAGCTTTAGCCTCTGGACCAGCTAATTATATCCTTAGTTGTGCTATTCCCGAGGCATGCTCAGAGGTACCTGCACCACATCATTTGCCCCAATTACCAAGTGCGGTGGCTGGAGCATCCTCTGCAGTAGGGAATTCCTTGATCTCCTTTGTTCCTGCGACTACCGAACAGCAGCCCATTGCTGCTATGAGTTCTGGTAGAAAGCGAcgtaagaacaagaaaaaggccAATAAGAAACCGCGTGTTGATCCTCA GTTACCCAATGCTGTCATGCCCTTTGACCAAGCCCCGCCTTGTTCTGTTGCAAAGTAG